CTGTGAGATGGTGAAACCAACCAAGCTGACTTTCTTTTATGTGGAAAAACAAGGTGAGGATATAAACATCCTGGCTGTGCTCATTATGCAGGGCTTCTGTTTTAATTCAGCCTGGGATGACAATGCTGTGGAATCCTCCGGATAATCTCCGTGCTGGTGTTTATGTTCAGCATGAATTTACAGCCTcccgtggcgcagtggtctaaggcactgcatcgcagtgctagcagtgccactagagatcctggttcgaatccaggctctgtcgtagccggccgcgaccgggagacccatgggtcggcgcacaagtcgtccagggtaggggagggaatggccggcagggatgttggtgggtcatggcgtttgcaacgccagggttgtgggttcgattcccacggggggccagtatgaaaaaattaaatataatgtatgcactcactaactgtaaatcgctctggataagagcgtctgctaaaacgTAAAAAAGTAAATTTACAGCGAGGCGCCTGCAGCTAGACCAAGCCTATACAGACGGATGGTGTTGTGAGTCTCAGACCAACATCTGGCAAGCAACATTAACgcatttcattattattttttatttgtgggGGAGTATCAGTGGTTTGTGTTACTTGTTGCATAGATGAGTTGAAGGATAATTGCCTTTGATTGATCACTGATTGATTGTATGCACCCGCTTTAAAGCCACAATCTGGAGTCTGTGCATTTTGTGCAAGCTTAAATTCTGCAAAGTAACTTTCACTGTGATGCTTGTTTACAAGTTTTGACAAATTCTGATGTATGAGAGACCATTACCTGCAGACTACACCATGCGAGTGAGTCCGCGTGCGCATTTTGATTTTGTCTTTCCCCACAAGATGCAATCATGACAGGCAGGTTAAAACACCAAACTCAACTGTGCATCAATTATATTAATTTTGGGTGGgtcgaaacacatgaaacattcatggataTTTAGCTGGGAGatgaacattgggttgttattttaccaaaCATGCATATGGGCCTCTTTTAAGATGGTTATTTGTAGATTTTTACTCCAAGGATTAATCTACAGATAAAAAGGGAAACCTAGTTAGTGTTTAGTTATCTTTAATTAATCTATTATCGTGTGTCTTTCAAGCATCCATGTGGGTTGTATCTTCCTGATATCCAATAAGGAGGGGAATTGCAACTCGTGGAGCttctcaaatagaaccaagtttgCGTTTGACACATGCATGTGTACATTTATAAGGCTTGCACACGCAACGTGGCCCGTGTTGTTTGCGTGTCTGGCTGTATTTTGTGTGGTTGTCTTTGCTCCCTTAATAGATGTTTTAAAGATAGTGTGACAGTGTATGGTGagttaaaacaaacaaacaaacaaacaaacaaacatggctGTCATCTGCCGGGAGCTTTTGCTCATTTGATAGAAACATATTTGCTTAACCCCCCGAAATTCATCATACACTTCTTGTAAAACTGATGTCAAGTATAACACTTAAAGCTAGAATACTTACTTTAAACAATAACAAAGGATTCCCCGCACCTGTTTTGCTACAAAtctaagggatggggctggagaaatgtaaccactctcaaattcatagacagagctatagaTGCAAGGGCTAACCACCCATAATATCaaatatagttttaaccatgtttttaggctatacagtgtttgtttacatttacgttgtttacaaacattggagtaaaacaagcttgtattttgggttctgatggggtacgacagttgaactaagctcatgaggcatttttcagttatattcttcaagaatcaatgggtagccTATAATTTACAAGTCCAagaatggatgtagcaactaaggattctagctttaacacATTGTTTATTTCCCCTACCTGACTGATTGAACAGCTGGAATACAGAAATTTCTCTCTGGTTGTAGAACTGCTGAAGTTCCGAACTCCTTCACCCTTCAAGGAAGCAACATGCAAACGGGGGAACTTACCGGCAGCCAGCTGCATCCAGCCGCAGATCTTGTAGACCGTGCCTGTGCTGCAGAAGAAGAAGAGCGTGAAGCAGCCGATGCATCCGATGACCAGCGCCATGGACATCCCGATGAAGAAGGACGCGGCCTTGaaggcgccggaggggatggtgCTGAACTCCATGAAGCTTCCCTGGCACGTCAGGTCCCGGGACAGCCCGTTTCCGATGCAGTAGTGAAAGAGGCCGAAGTAGCCGGCCTGCGGCGTGTCCATCCCGTCTCCGATCCAGTAGGGCTGGATGAAGCACACCACGTTGACTATCGCGAAGAGGATGGTGAAGATAGCCCACAGAACCCCGATAGCACGGGAGTTCCTCACGTAGTTGGTCTGGTAGATTTTGGCAGCCTCGGAAGCGGGAAGCATCGTTTTAGGAGCACCAGGCACCATCATTTAGTCtctaaatgtttttatatttagGATCTGTTCAAACACAAAGCTTAAATCATGCACAAAGCACATTCCGGCCGCGACAATGTGCCATGATCTCCCCGACTAAACAGCTCCCTCCTGGGCGAGTGTTTAGCCTACTAAAGCCTCACAGTTTGCACTGTGCTTGGGTCCGCCACCGTTTTCCTTATCTTTATTGAATGGTAGGCTGTGTATTCGAGAGCTATTACGAATAATATTAAGTAGGAATCTTCTGAATGAGTAATCACGGAGATAACGGCATGTAATAATCACTGGGCGTTAATTCGAAACGATCATGCATTTCGCAAATAATCTACAGCCATTGTAGGCTAAACAAACATCATACGGTCAGAACTCCATCCCACTGAGGACGCCCAGAGATGAAAAATGCTAAAGTCCACCGAGAGGGGCTGAGATCCCCCTTCACAGACTTGGCCACAACCGTGGTTGCCAAGGATACAACCTCATCGTCGACGGAATACCGACTTTCCCGAGGTAGAGGAGGTGCATGTAACTGAGATGATGAAGTCGCGAGTGTTGACAATCTGCTCACAATGCATCATGTGTTCTGCGTCCATATGTTACCAAATAACACCTGTATTCCAGGCAGGCGCAGTCCGACTGTCACAACCGATAGGCCTATCAAAGCCCCTCTGATAAAGCACCATGCGCAATATAGCCTATCCCCTAATCCCACTCTCTCGTGCCCCAGTGCAATGATCGAATGGGAGACATCTGAAATAAAATCGTTGAATCTAAAAGGCAACACTCCTATTTGATTTAGTCTAGACTGACTCTGACTCGTGTGGCAGAATATTGAagtctcagctctctctctccatgtcccctctctctccgtgtTGCTATGTGTCCACCGAAATAGGATGGCTTCTGTAGCACAACACGACGCGCTGGTATTTAGCGCACAGCTGCCAAGTGTGAACaagtgcacatcaacaacaagggCAGGCTATAAAACTCAGCCCTGCGACATGGCATTTTATCACAAAGTCATGATATAGACTAATTGGCTAAACTTAATCATGATTGAAATGGCTAGGTAATCACTATACATGCATCACCTGTTTGATAGCCTACTCCAAGTCTCCAACCGTGCACTATCTAGTGCGCAAAAGTATGAACAGTGCGCAGTGGTTAGGTTGACTTCACGCTCTTCTTGTTGATCACTTGATGATTCTGAAGTGACTTTGACTGCGCTGCCTGTGCCTTCTCTCAGTGCAGTCTATTCTTATTCAGGATTAGTCTAGGCCTACTCAAAGCTGCATGTGGCATATTTCTCCCCTTGGCACGGCAGAGGTAACCTATAGGCCTAACAAGAAAAACAAACAACATGTAGCCTATGCACAGGCATGAAAGCATTTTATGTTCATTATTTAGGAGAAGGCTAGTGGTTACAATTATTTTGAAACTGAGAAAATAACTTTATATTTACAGTAGCATACCTATTAGTTTATGAATGGTGTAAGACAAATTTAATCATTCTCAATGTGAAAAAACTAAACAAAGAAAGAAGACAAGGGGCCAATCCACACAGACTCTGAgcaaagtgtgtgtgttcaggtttcttatttatttttttatttttaatttcacctttatttaaccaggtaagccagttgagaacaagttctcatttacaactgcaacctggccaagataaagcaaagcagtgcgataaaaacaacaacacagagttacatatgggttaaaacaaaacataaagtcaaaaatacaacagaaaatatatatacagtgtgtgcaaatgtagcaagttatggagataaggcaataaatagactatagtgcaaaataattacaattagtattaacactggaatgatagatgtgcaagagatgatgtgcaaatagagatactggggtgcaaatgagcaaaataaataacaatatggggatgaggtagttgggtgggctaattgcagatgggctgtgtacaggtaaagtgatcggtaaggtgctctgacaactgatgcttaaagttagtgagggagataagtctccagcttcagagatttttgcaatttgttccagtcattggcagcagagaactggaaggaatggcggccaaaggaggtgttggctttggggatgagcagtgagatatacctgctacgagtgggtgttgctatggtgaccaatgagctaaaataaggcggggatttgcctagcagtgatttatagatgacctggagccagtgggtttggcgacgaatatgtagtgaggaccagccaacaagagcgtaaaggtcacagtggtgggtagtatatggggctttggtgacaaaacggatggcactgtgatagactacatccaatttgctgagtagagtgttggaggctattttgtaaattacatcgccgaagtcaaggatcggtaggatagtcagttttacgagggcatgtttggctgcatgagtgaaggaggctttgttgtgaaataggaagctttggattggagattcttaatgtgagtctgggcatgggcaagttgcagcggagggtgcagagctggtcggggtagtggtagccaggtggaaagcatggccagccgtagcaaaatgcttgttgaaattctcgattattgtagatggttatcggtggtgatagtgtttcctagcctcagtgcagtgggcagctgggagaaggtgctcttattctccatggactttacagtgtcccaaaactttttggagttagtgctacaggatgcaaatttctgtttgaaaaagctagcctttgctttcctaactgcttgtgtatattggttcctaacttccctgaaaagttgcatatcgcgggggctatttgatgctaatgcagtacgccacaggatgtttttctgctggtcaagggcagtcaagtctgaggagaaccaggggctatatcggttcttagttctgtattttttgaatggggcatgtttatttaagattgagaggaaattacttttaaagaacaaccaggcatcctctactgacggaatgagatcgatatccatccaggatacctgggccaggtcaattaggaaggcctgctcgctaaagtgttttaaggagcgtttgacagtgataaggggtggtcgtttgaccgcggacccgttacggatacaggaaataaggcagtgatcgctgagatcctggttgaagacagcagaggtgtatttagagggtaagttagtcaggatgatatctatgagggtacccatgtttacggatttagggttgtacctggtaggttcgttgataatttgtgtgagattgagggcatctagtttggattgtaggatggccggggtgttaagcatatcccaatttaggtcaccaagcagtacgaactctgaggataaatgggggtcaatcaattcacatatggtgtccagggcacagatGGGTGACCGGTTGAAAATCA
This sequence is a window from Coregonus clupeaformis isolate EN_2021a chromosome 7, ASM2061545v1, whole genome shotgun sequence. Protein-coding genes within it:
- the LOC121579068 gene encoding LHFPL tetraspan subfamily member 3 protein yields the protein MMVPGAPKTMLPASEAAKIYQTNYVRNSRAIGVLWAIFTILFAIVNVVCFIQPYWIGDGMDTPQAGYFGLFHYCIGNGLSRDLTCQGSFMEFSTIPSGAFKAASFFIGMSMALVIGCIGCFTLFFFCSTGTVYKICGWMQLAAGTCLILGCMIYPDGWDSDEVKRMCGEQTDKYTLGACSVRWAYILAIMGIMDALILSFLAFVLGNRQDGLMADELLDKTGNSI